Proteins encoded together in one Glandiceps talaboti chromosome 11, keGlaTala1.1, whole genome shotgun sequence window:
- the LOC144442713 gene encoding uncharacterized protein LOC144442713 has translation MAERTSRNIWEVLGVSADKDPSLLNSIRGEKTSSHAVSRSGSSEDSRRSDSISEDKNQGTDKSSTTVVNGIKSKSVPISEESYNGKVDYPGSSMIEYLLKAPQAYPPEMKERHCFDSINQTREMPQDTRTNSVAYTPPQTLHFKKKQLSSATLISQGDVEHIPPKRMKSNISSVAPISLTDNTLLNGCSRLSDDQPPRLTLAIEKKPKKSVAMRYQATVDALSSEQRKPAANVPPPLLKQSHQSHSSKGSVHHPINLAQREINYGRINQDVSSCDTVFDVSKPLDLSVKKYSKVDSSPHHQPREQTFSSPTTPPKNYQNGFNHSDLSPRSIGVTRTYLTKPHDVSRGTSPARSPAHSPFRQMYSPEVSRMVTPPMHSPFIQTSSPEMNRMSLAAPLQKSTTSSSTNMDMPISTSTSFGVGLTSFTSGVSRNSPLHGNINQHGHRFPDRRHLSTPPQLTAMTPKPSQHGTSPVQVARVNPTANKPTNRSPPNLNSFLHTTASQAGLSTPLPISTSPYNVPTTLYDCGRTQSVHQHRYYSPPGNYMKRDRDRSPSHILHRHSPMPVQGLEKSAVHPSYRPRSRSPHTSTSPMGMIEHSQAAGAKLEKLLKPLDDQDKTKQEAIKQQQSRNYQDRHGYEKNVSLPRPSRSNLKPLHIQIPHGGSPVSPQHPVYQSQTPPKLIDPMQHRHLSPHYMPSTTDSSQCTCTYVPVNGHSPNPVEPKSPPMPVLTPHCTQAPMTLSPGQSKPTVPTSREPPTLDHPHQANNNVLYQALTLPIFAHSCSASTQPTTKSHDVQSQFKGLSQNVIANRPPILTTDHHVQSNQETQVYSQLHKRTIPYNIEERLRFALQAGQSAEATRHHQVQPPPLHTSKFSPRDPRSQAREYYAAQPWQQRHLQKQQHHLGQQGQQQRQLPNQHIQHQHHHHHHHHQYHNQQGKSFSYQERAAEHYPVSSPLPATVSTSVPKQKSPKETRRSSPASATTMQTRPSIWDTLQIVGKPESGMTVAPEMKISEVIDLTTPVSSPVPAADTSDGNQDIVTISKIEIIPNDLHLNSEVDRKECSDNNESHVSLPSLSPEPPTSAAMDLVTSRRSGLFTNKKLSTSCIVQLSRNDVTHSSTSLMSPSIDTLSTSSADTDFDLRLSGASSPTPSTAEQRKARRSLEIARIKNSEGYVGDRPKKSKSDLYVDSSLLTREERFLQRAMMRFNEMEMQRKGDGSSSRREQDFEMEGEKQEEEDSLKDRDFSETNLHRRYKYKLGKPMAERSRIVHDNYKAPSPDDLVERTLENCIEDDIIAALQFNTPKTSTSASPISSPITVTTATPSEHEDDGGVKKGSKVLRERKPFYNKNAKYEQEIEKEEQKKLFRKRSQSLASASSDDASSPPRKRRLSLGDPDRRPTPRRPTNSTTVAGDRIKQKYSFRESGRGRYPRKTLQVRLCHLEEDVGRSKGRGRGRGRGRGRGRGRGRGLGRGRARGRGLKRLPFNGAIVKIKQEVISGEDDDESDSKGMRCIIDPSNYNKITLVTGAGQRSPSTLKTEEGEEEEEKEEIATTEQFNEQETGRRRRLLAKPGGKRTTKTRYKNDSDDETCANEDDESDDGRFDDAEDENMEQHSSDEEYTLPGHSPTRPMPPEMKRIMVNKNSGETILHRAARLAYEEVCLYCIENGVVEVNVKDNAGYTPLHECCVRGRLIIAKHLLRFGANVNCSSSDGTRPIHDAVENDHLEMVRLLLSYGADPLLATYSGRTPIKIARTEKMKTLIKGYLLDLNGEVLTEKEDDALSASEDELDYDWHFDDTNNISNDKDTSGFDLFSALNEDEEETSSEAMEPLLELCEKPHPPTYHLQIGNLTGPSNWLLLSDVLQRVALTHREFLMKHRDVPLATMVIEEFIDQINRSQIVEPPKSLSKRGKEDTVELVELNEQIRDLLSIEVVCMQEENNNETPNRRRSPRKRCDEGCSA, from the exons GGAACAGACAAGTCCTCGACTACAGTTGTAAATGGTATAAAAAGTAAAAGTGTTCCTATTTCTGAAGAAAGTTATAATGGCAAAGTTGATTACCCTGGAAGCAGTATGATCGAATATTTACTCAAGGCGCCACAAGCGTATCCTCCTGAAATGAAGGAAAG GCACTGTTTTGACAGTATTAATCAAACCAGAGAAATGCCTCAGGATACAAGAACAAATAGTGTTGCATACACTCCTCCACAGACATTACACTTTAAAAAG AAGCAGTTATCATCGGCAACTCTCATATCACAGGGCGATGTAGAACATATACCACCAAAGAGAATGAAATCAAACATTTCTTCTGTTGCACCCATTTCACTAACAGACAACACTCTTCTTAATGGATGTTCAAGATTGTCTGACGACCAACCGCCAAGGTTGACTCTCGCCATTGAAAAGAAGCCTAAAAAGTCTGTAGCAATGAGATACCAAGCGACAGTGGATGCTCTATCATCAGAACAACGAAAGCCAGCTGCAAACGTTCCACCACCTTTGTTGAAACAAAGCCATCAAAGTCATTCCAGCAAGGGAAGTGTTCATCACCCAATAAATCTTGCACAGCGTGAGATAAACTATGGGAGAATAAATCAAGATGTGTCATCATGTGACACTGTGTTTGATGTGAGCAAACCATTAGACTTGTCAGTTAAGAAATATAGCAAAGTTGACAGTAGTCCACATCATCAGCCAAGGGAACAAACATTTTCCAGCCCTACAACGCCTCCCAAAAATTACCAGAATGGCTTTAATCATTCAGATTTGTCTCCTCGTAGTATCGGAGTAACTAGGACATATCTAACCAAACCTCATGATGTCAGTCGTGGAACATCTCCAGCTCGTTCCCCTGCACATTCTCCATTTCGTCAGATGTATTCACCTGAAGTTAGTAGGATGGTAACACCACCCATGCATTCTCCTTTTATCCAGACTTCATCCCCAGAAATGAACAGAATGTCACTAGCAGCGCCACTTCAGAAAAGTACAACCTCTTCATCTACCAATATGGATATGCCTATTAGTACGTCAACTTCATTTGGAGTTGGGTTAACTAGTTTTACATCTGGAGTTAGTCGAAATAGTCCCCTCCATGGCAACATAAATCAACATGGACATAGGTTTCCTGACAGACGCCATCTATCAACGCCTCCTCAACTAACTGCAATGACACCGAAACCGTCTCAACATGGAACTTCACCAGTTCAGGTAGCCCGTGTTAATCCCACTGCCAACAAACCAACAAATCGTTCTCCACCAAATCTAAATAGCTTCTTACATACAACAGCGTCACAAGCAGGACTTTCTACTCCACTACCTATCAGCACATCTCCATACAATGTACCAACAACTTTATATGATTGTGGAAGAACCCAGTCAGTACATCAGCACAGGTATTACTCACCACCTGGTAACTACATGAAAAGGGACAGGGATAGGTCACCATCACATATACTTCATAGACATTCTCCTATGCCTGTCCAGGGACTAGAAAAATCAGCAGTACATCCTTCATATAGACCTCGATCACGTTCACCACATACATCCACATCCCCTATGGGTATGATTGAGCATTCTCAAGCTGCAGGTGCTAAGTTAGAGAAGTTGCTTAAGCCTTTAGATGACCAAGACAAAACCAAGCAAGAAGCTATAAAGCAGCAACAAAGTCGCAATTATCAAGATAGACATGGATATGAGAAAAATGTTTCTCTGCCCAGGCCTTCAAGGTCAAATCTAAAACCACTGCACATACAAATACCCCATGGAGGATCACCAGTAAGCCCACAACATCCTGTATATCAATCACAGACACCACCAAAATTGATTGATCCCATGCAACATCGACACCTATCGCCACATTACATGCCCTCTACAACAGACTCGTCGCAATGCACCTGTACCTATGTGCCTGTTAATGGACATTCGCCAAACCCAGTGGAGCCAAAATCACCACCAATGCCCGTTCTTACACCCCATTGCACACAGGCACCGATGACATTATCTCCTGGTCAATCCAAACCAACAGTGCCTACTTCAAGGGAGCCACCAACTCTTGACCACCCTCATCAAGCTAATAACAATGTTTTGTATCAAGCTCTAACACTGCCAATATTTGCCCATTCATGCTCCGCCAGTACCCAGCCGACCACAAAGTCTCATGATGTCCAAAGTCAATTCAAAGGTCTATCTCAGAACGTTATTGCCAACAGACCACCAATTTTGACTACAGATCACCATGTTCAATCGAACCAAGAAACTCAAGTGTATTCTCAATTGCACAAGCGTACTATTCCTTACAATATTGAAGAAAGACTAAGGTTTGCTTTGCAAGCTGGACAGTCTGCTGAAGCAACTCGACATCATCAAGTACAGCCACCACCCCTTCATACATCGAAATTTTCCCCTCGTGATCCCAGGTCTCAAGCTAGAGAATATTATGCAGCACAACCGTGGCAACAAAGACATCTGCAAAAACAGCAACATCACCTAGGGCAACAAGGACAACAACAGAGACAGCTTCCAAATCAACACAtacaacatcaacatcatcatcatcatcatcatcatcaatatcatAATCAACAAGGAAAGAGCTTTTCATATCAGGAAAGAGCAGCAGAACATTATCCTGTATCTTCACCGTTGCCAGCAACTGTTAGTACATCAGTACCTAAACAGAAAAGTCCGAAAGAAACAAGGAGATCTTCCCCAGCATCTGCTACAACTATGCAAACTAGACCTAGTATCTGggatactttacaaattgtggGTAAACCCGAATCTGGAATGACAGTAGCTCCTGAAATGAAGATCAGTGAGGTGATTGATCTGACCACACCTGTGAGTTCCCCAGTACCGGCAGCTGATACCTCTGATGGAAATCAAGATATAGTAACAATTTCAAAGATAGAGATTATTCCAAATGACCTACACTTGAATTCCGAAGTTGATAGAAAGGAGTGTAGTGATAACAATGAGTCACATGTAAGCCTTCCAAGCTTATCACCAGAACCGCCAACATCAGCAGCTATGGATCTGGTCACTTCCAGGAGGTCTGGATTGTTTACGAATAAAAAACTGTCTACAAGTTGCATAGTTCAACTTTCCAGAAACGATGTAACACATAGCTCGACATCGCTAATGTCTCCTTCAATAGACACTTTGTCAACGTCTTCTGCAGACACCGATTTTGATTTGAGACTGAGTGGCGCAAGTTCACCCACTCCCAGTACTGCTGAGCAAAGGAAAGCAAGGAGATCCCTTGAAATAGCCAGAATAAAGAATTCGGAAGGATATGTTGGAGATAGACCAAAGAAATCAAAAAGTGATTTGTACGTAGACTCTTCCCTGTTGACCAGAGAAGAACGCTTCTTGCAG cGTGCTATGATGAGGTTTAATGAGATGGAGATGCAGAGAAAAGGCGATGGTTCATCCAGTAGAAGAGAGCAGGATTTCGAAATGGAGGGCGAAAAACAAGAAGAGGAAGACTCGTTAAAGGATAGGGATTTCAGTGAAACTAACCTACATCGACGATATAAATACAAACTTGGTAAACCTATGGCAGAGAGGAGCAGAATAGTTCATG ATAATTATAAAGCACCTTCTCCAGACGATTTGGTAGAACGTACTCTGGAGAATTGTATAGAGGATGATATTATTGCAGCTCTGCAATTCAACACGCCAAAAACCTCCACTTCTGCCTCTCCGATATCCTCTCCCATCACAGTAACCACTGCTACACCATCAGAGCATGAGGATGACGGTGGGGTTAAGAAGG GATCGAAAGTATTGCGAGAGAGGAAACCATTTTACAACAAGAACGCCAAGTATGAGCAAGAAATCGAGAAAGAAGAGCAGAAAAAGTTGTTCCGTAAACGCTCGCAGAGTCTCGCGAGTGCTAGCAGTGACGACGCATCCTCGCCACCGAGGAAAAGACGCTTGAGTCTCGGTGATCCTGATCGTAGGCCTACGCCCAGACGTCCAACCAACAGCACTACAGTAGCAGGGGACAGGATTAAACAAAAGTATAGTTTCCGAGAAAGTGGCAGAGGGCGATATCCAAGGAAAACTTTACAAGTTCGCCTGTGTCATCTTGAGGAGGATGTTGGTAGAAGCAAGGGACGGGGTAGGGGTCGCGGAAGGGGACGGGGAAGAGGTAGGGGACGTGGTAGGGGTTTAGGACGGGGACGGGCAAGGGGGAGGGGATTAAAGAGATTACCATTTAACGGTGCTATTGTGAAGATAAAACAAGAGGTTATAAGTGGAGAGGATGACGATGAATCTGACAGTAAGGGCATGAGGTGTATTATTGATCCCTCAAACTACAATAAGATTACATTAGTCACAGGAGCCGGACAACGCAGTCCGTCAACTCTAAAAACTGAGGAGGGGGAGGAGGAAGAAGAAAAGGAAGAAATTGCTACAACGGAACAATTTAATGAGCAAGAGACGGGGAGAAGGAGGAGACTTCTTGCCAAACCTGGTGGCAAACGGACAACGAAAACACGCTATAAAAACGATTCTGATGATGAAACGTGTGCGAACGAGGATGATGAAAGTGATGATGGAAGGTTCGACGATGCCGAG GACGAAAATATGGAGCAGCACTCCAGCGATGAAGAATACACATTACCGGGCCACAGTCCGACACGACCCATGCCACCGG AAATGAAACGTATAATGGTAAACAAAAACTCGGGGGAGACGATATTGCATCGGGCTGCAAGGCTGGCATATGAA GAAGTGTGTCTGTATTGTATCGAGAACGGGGTTGTGGAGGTCAATGTCAAAGACAACGCAGGATATACACCATTACACGAATGCTGTGTACGTGGTCGACTTATTATCGCTAAACACCTTCTCAGATTCGGCGCCAATGTCAACTGTAGTTCGTCTGATGGAACTAG ACCCATTCACGACGCCGTAGAGAACGATCACCTGGAAATGGTGAGACTGTTGTTGTCCTACGGTGCTGATCCACTATTGGCGACATACTCTGGAAGAACACCAATAAAGATAGCCCGTACAGAGAAGATGAAAACTCTTATCAAAG GATATTTACTGGATCTAAACGGTGAGGTTTTGACAGAGAAGGAAGACGACGCTCTGTCAGCCTCGGAAGACGAACTTGACTATGATTGGCATTTCGATGACACCAATAATATTTCGA ATGACAAAGATACCAGTGGTTTCGATTTATTTTCTGCTCTGAACGAGGATGAGGAAGAAACGTCATCCGAGGCAATGGAACCATTGCTCGAGTTATGTGAAAAACCACATCCACCCACTTATCATTTGCAGATTGGCAACTTGACTGG